The segment CGGCGTTCACCTGCTCGGAAGCTGCCTGCTGTTCGGTGGCCTGGCGCTGCTGAGCGGGACTGTCGCCCTGCTGGCCGGGGCACTCACCGGACGGCGGGTGTGGGGGATCGGTGGCGGTGCGTTCATTGCCGTGCTTGGCTACGTTTTCAATGCCATCGGCAACCAGGGCGCCGATTTCGAATGGCTGCACGCACTGTCGCCGTACAGCTGGGCCTATGCGGATGATCCGATGACGAACGGCGCCGACTGGGGCGCCGTGATCGGGCTTTACGCCGTTTCTCTCGTCCTCGGAGCCGTAACAGCATTCACGCTGCGGCGGCGCGACATCGGGGTCTAGAGGAAACTCGGGCGACCAGTCGTTAGCCCGCGCGTTGGCTGCGTCCCCGGTTAGTGACTAGCAAGCCGATGATGGCGATGACTGATCCAGTCAACAGGATGACCGATGCCAGCAGAATTACCCATCCTGCGGTGTCGACTGAGACCTCGGCCGGCGGGTCGGCGTCGATAGCAAGGCCCAGAAGAATCAGCCGGCTCGCCGAGATTGTCGCTGCGATCACACTGATGACGACTATTGCGGCGAGGGTGAACAGTGCTTTAGTCAACAGCTCTCCTACTATCGGCGCGCGTTCGACTTGTGAAGAGACGAGCGCTGGTTCGAACTATAAACCCGCGCAGGCTGTCGGTGGTTCCGGCTAGGCTGAACCGGTGACTAATTTAGAACAGCAGACCGCCGACGCCTCGTTCGGGAACGTGGCAGGGGAGAATTCAGCAGAGCAGGCCGCCGGCTCGCCCGCAAAGCCAGCTGCCGGGAACCCGGCTCAGGGGCTGGCGTCGGAGCAGCAGGTGACGCGGCCGGTCAACTTGCCGGGCTACGAGCTTCGGACGTTCCGCGCCGCCCGGGACGACGAGGCTGCCGGTGCGCAGACGGCTGCCTGGATGGCGGCAACATCGCAGGGCTTCCATATGAACGAGCCGACGGACGAACAGCTGAAGCAGCGAGTCGCTCTGGTTATCGAAGACAATCGCGCGCTGATCGGCGCATATCAGCTTGAGACGCCGGATGGCGCGCTCGGCATGGACCATCCGGTGGCGACGTACAGCACATTCAACAACCCGATCAATATCGGCTTCGGCCAAAGCGTGAACGGCCATCTGATCACCTCCGTCACGGTGCGGCCCACCCATCGTCGCAAGGGCCTGTTGCGCACGCTGATCAGCAACGACCTGGCCGGTGCGAAAGAAGCCGGTTTTCCGATCGCCGCGCTGACCGTTTCCGAGGCAAGCATCTACCGTCGGTTCGGCTTTGGGCCGGCGACCTGGTCGCGGACTATTTCGGTCGACACGACTGGCGGGCTGTCTTTCCTCCGCCCCTCCACCGGCCGGGTGGAGTTGACGAAGCCGGCCGCGCTGCGCGAGCTGGCCCCGAAGATATTCGCGAAGTTTCACGCCGAAACACCGGGCTCGGTCGGCCGCCAGGCGTTCTACCGGGAGCTCGCCGCCGGAACAATCAGCGAGGATAGCGCCGAACCCGATCGCGGCGCGCGGGCCGCGCTGCACTACGACGAGAACGGCGAGATCGACGGCTACGTCCGGTACAAGTTCGCCGGCTGGGACACCGACCCCACCACTGTGAAGGTGAGCGACCTGGTCGCCGCCAACGGCGAGGCCCGACAGGGCCTTTGGCAGTTCCTCGGATCGATCGACCTGGTGAATCGGGTTACTTATGAAGAGGCGGCCATCGACGATCCGCTGCCATGGATGTTGACCGACTCCCGTCGGGTGAATACCACCCATACAGAGGACGTGCTGTGGCTACGCATTCTCGATCCGATTGCCGCGCTGCAAACCCGTCGCTATGCCGATGATGGAACACTTACCATCGCGCTGCAGGACCGACTCGGATTCGCCGATGGGTCCTACCGGATCTCGGTGACCGACGGCGTGGCCACGGTTGACAGTTTGGCCGGCGCCGAAACCGCGCACCCGGACCTGAGCATGGACGTGTCGGCGCTCGCGTCGATCTACCTTGGCGGTGCCGATCCAGTCGTGCTCGCCGCCGGAGGTCAGATCGACGTGCATTCCGCCGGGAGCGCGGAGCGAGCCCGGAAGCTCTTCGCCCTGGATCGAGCGGCTTACTGCATAACCCACTTCTAAGCCGACGGCTACTAGCCGCGGGCCGCTACGCGTCCTCGGGCTCGGCTTCGGGTTCGGTCAGCAGCCTGAGGCGTGAGCGCAGCTTGGCTTCCCGGTCTTCGCCGCCGTGTTGCACTGTGGCGGCGATGTGTTTTTCGCCGTATCGCTGCAGCAGGAGATCATCGATCAGCCGGGCCAGCCCGGGCTCATAGCTGTGCGCCATCCGCTTCCGGACCAGGGTGACATCCTCGGCCGAGATCAGGTCCATCAGTTCGCGGGTCGACGTGATGTCGTTGTCGGCCAGCAGCTGGACGGCGAATTCCAGGCTTTCCTCGGTGTTCCGGTCCACGTGTGGCAGCACGATGTCACAGAGTTCGGTGAGGTTCTTGCTGTTGAGTTTCTCGGGTTCCTTGTGCCAGCGCAGCAGCTGCTGGTGATTGTCGTGAATTGAGGCGAACGCGGTCTCGGCCGCCTCGATCAGGCTTGCAGTCTGGGTGAATGCCCGGTCAAGCGCCGGGGTCCACGCCACTGGATTCGGATTCTTATAGCGGATGTCGTGCTCGATTTCCGCCCAGGCGTGGGACAGAATCGTACGAACCTGGATCTCGAAAGTGACTGCTCGCGAGGTGCGTCGGTGTGCCGCGCCGGTGCTGGCAGAGGTCAGCGGGATCTCTGCCTTGCCAAGCTCGCCCGTGCTGCGCACCGCGCACACCAGATGGCGGCTGATGTAGCCGTAGACACCGGACTCCCGGATCGTGGTGTCCTTTTCCTGATCGCGCAGGCAATAGAACCAACGACCCCGCTTGAGTGAGCGGACGACGTCGGGGACCTGTTCCGGAAGCGCGGTGATAATGCGCAGCCCGCTCAGGTCGTGCATCTCGCGCACGGGATCGTCGAAATCCCGGCCGGCGGCATCAAGTCGGGCGAGCTTGCGCGCCAACGACTCGGGGGTCTTGGTACGGCCTTGAACGAACAGGACGTCCACCCCATCATCCGCAAGCGTCTCAATCACCCGGCGCTCCAGCGCCGTCGTGGTTTCGGAGAAGTCGCCGAGCGCTTCGGCGTACACGTCGACCGCATCGGCAATGGACACGGGTGATATCTGGGAGCTATTTCCCTCGCCGACGTCGTTGATCACAGTTCTAATCTAGCTGCTGGGTCAATCGTCAGTATTCTGCGCCGCCCGCAATCCGAAGGTCGGCCTCAACCGTGAGCGCTGCCAAAGCGGTCTCGATCAGGCCCGTCGCCATCACATCTATCCCTAGTCCTGGTTTTCCCGAGCCGGCAGCCTGCTCAATGGAATTGGGGACGTGGACGAAGCCGGCCCGGATCCCGGTGGGGGCCTCAACGCCATTGCCGATTTGCCGTCGATCGGCTTCGTCGGGCCCGGCCACCATATGCATCAGCTGGTAGAAGACGTGATTGCACACGAAGGTGCCGGCGGACTGCGACACCGAGGCGGGCACCCCCGCGGAGCGCATTGCGCTCACGGCGGCCTTGATGGGCAGGGTTGAGAAGTATGCCGTCGGCGCGTCGGGCACAACCGGTTCATCAACCGGCTGCTCGCCGGAATTGTCCGGAATACGGGCGTCGTCGATATTGATCGCCACCCGCTCAGGTGTCACGTCCGACCTGCCCGCCGCCTGCCCCACGCAGATCACAACGTCGGGCCGGTGCTCCTGCAACAGACCGCGAAGTGCCTCGGCTGATCGTGTGAAGACACACGGAAGCCGGGCAGTAACCAAGGGCTCCGGTCGATCCCAGATTGCGGCCGCTTGGCGTACTGCGTCCCAGGATGGATTGGACGATTCGCCGTCAAACGGCTCGAACCCGGTCATCAAGACACTTTTCACGCTTACCTGCCTTTCGTCGAATCTGCTTGGGAAATTCCGGATCGTGGACTCTCGTGAATGCATTCACAAGCGACCCGTAGACTTGTAGCGCCCGAGTAACCCATCCGATTCTTTCACTCGACCATCATTCCCAGGAGGAAACCCGCGTGAGCAAGCCAGTAGTTCTTATTGCAGAAGAACTCTCACCGGCGACAATCGAGGCCCTCGGCCCGGATTTCGAGATCCGGCACGTCGACGGCGCTTCCCGATCCGACCTCCTTCCGGCACTCGCCGACGTGGACGCCATCCTGGTACGTTCGGCCACCCAGGTGGATGCCGAGGCCCTAGAGGCAGCAAAAAACCTGAAGATCGTTGCCCGGGCAGGTGTCGGCCTGGACAATGTCGATGTTCCGGCAGCCACCCGCGCCGGCGTCATGGTCGTGAACGCACCGACCTCCAACATCATTTCAGCGGCGGAACTGACGCTCGCGCACATCCTTGCCTCTGCCCGCAATATCGGCGCCGGCAACACCTCGCTGAAGGCAGGGGAGTGGAAGCGCTCGAAGTTCACCGGAACCGAACTGTATGAAAAGACACTCGGTATCGTCGGGCTCGGTCGGATCGGCGCCCTGGTCGCGGCGCGCGCAGCGGCGTTCGACATGAAGGTCGTTGCCTACGACCCCTACATTTCCTCGGCGCGAGCCGCTCAGATGGGCGTGCAACTGCTCAGCCTGGACGAGGTGCTCAGCGAGTCGGACTTCATCACGGTTCACATGCCGAAAACCCCCGAGACGATCGGCCTGATCGGCGAGGAGGCTTTTAACAAGGTCAAGCCGACCGTGCGGATCATCAACGTGGCCCGTGGCGGAATCGTTGACGAAGTCGCTTTGGCGAACGCCCTGGCCGATGGCCGGGTCGGCGGCGCCGGCATCGACGTGTTCGAAACGGAACCGACGACCGAATCGCCGCTCTTCGACTTCGATTCCGTCGTTGTGACGCCGCACCTGGGCGCTTCGACCGAGGAAGCTCAGGAAAAGGCCGGTGTCGCGGTCGCGAGGTCGGTCCGCCTGGCGCTCTCCGGCGAGCTGGTGCCCGATGCCGTGAACGTCGCCGGCGGAGCCATTGATGAAGATGTCCGGCCCGGAATCCCGCTGATCGAACGCCTGGGCCGGGTCGTCACCGCGCTCGCCGGTTCGTCCATTACCTCGCTCGATGTCGAGGTACACGGCGAGATCGCCGACAAGGACGTATCCGCACTGAAGCTGGCAGCGCTCAAGGGACTCTTCCGCGATGTCGTGTCGGAGCAGGTGTCGTACGTGAACGCCCCGGTCCTTGCCGAGCAGCGCGGAATCGATGTCCGACTGATCACCGACGGCGAGGCAGACGAGTTCCGCAATGTGCTCACCCTCCGTGCCGCCAAGGCAGACGGCTCGCAGATCTCGGTGTCCGGAACGCTCACCGGGCCGAAGCAGATTCAGAAGCTGGTCGGCGTCAACGGTTTCGACCTGGAAATCCCGCTGAGCGACAATCTGCTGATCGTTTCGTATACCGACCGTCCGGGTGTTATCGGCGTGCTGGGCCAGGCATTGGGCGCCGAAAAGGTGAATATCGCCGGGATGCAGGTCGCGCGGAAGAATGAGGGCGGAAATGCTCTCGCGGTACTCGCCGTCGATTCGCTGATTCCTTCGGAAACCGTCGGGCGGGTCGCCGATCAGATCGGAGCCGACACAGTGACGGCGGTCAGCCTGGAAGACTGAGGTCAATCGTGCCTTTGTCGCCGAGACGTGGGAAATAGCCCACGAGTCGGCAGCAAAGGCACGACTGAGGTCCGCGGTTGGCACGACTGAGTCCGCGGTTGGCTCGAAGCCCGCGGACCGTCTCGCTATTTGGCAGATGGTGTCGAATCGCGAGACGGGCGGGTTAGGCTAAAGCCATGTCTTCCGAATTCAAGATTGCAGTCATTCCGGGCGATGGCATCGGACACGAAGTCGTCCCCGAAGGCCTCAAGGTTCTCGAAGCCGCGATTGAGGCTACCGGCACAGACGCGAGCCTGGACTTCACCCACTATGAACTCGGTGCGAAGCGCTGGCACGAAACCGGCGAAGCGCTAACCGATCAGGAGCTTGAGGAACTGCGCGGCTATGACGCCATTTTCTTCGGCGCCGTGGGCGATCCCGATGTGCCTTCCGGCGTGCTTGAGCGTGGCCTGCTGCTCAAGATGCGTTTCGGCTTCGACCACTACGTGAATCTCCGCCCGACCAAGCTGTTCGCCGGCGTCGAAAGCCCGCTGGCAAACCCCGGTGAAATCGACTTCGTGGTCGTCCGCGAGGGCACCGAAGGCCCATACACCGGTCAGGGTGGCGTTCTGCGCTACGGTACCGAGCACGAAGTTGCCACCGAGGTCTCGGTGAACACGGCCTACGGGGTCGAGCGGGTAGTTCGCGATGCCTTTGCCCGCGCGCAGTCCCGACGCAAGAAGCTCACCTACGTGCACAAGCACAACGTCATGGTGCACGCCGGCCACCTTTGGCGCCGCACGGTCGAAAAGGTCGCGCTGGAGTTCCCGGAGGTCGCGGTCGACTACCTGCACACGGATGCGTGCACAATTTTCATGGTCACGAACCCTTCTCGTTTCGACGTCATCGTGACCGATAACCTCTTCGGTGACATCATCACCGACCTGGCAGCCGCAGTCAGCGGCGGAATCGGGCTGGCCGCCAGCGGGAACATCAACCCGGACCGGACGGCGCCCTCGCTGTTCGAGCCGATTCACGGCTCGGCACCGGATATCGCCGGGCAGCAGAAAGCGGACCCGACGGCATGTGTGCTGTCTGCCGCCCTGATGGCCCAACATCTCGGCCTCGACGACGTTGCCGAGCTGATCGAGTCCGCCGTCGAGAAGGACCTCGCTGCCCGGGGCGGCGCGATCCGCAGCACGAGCGACATCGGGGATGCCCTCGCGGGATTGGTCGCCGGGTAAGGCCCGCACCGAACCACTGAGCGACGTCAACGGCTTGGGCGCGTCCGCAACGACCGAAAGGTCAGCGGCCGCGCCTATGCCATTCCCCGGGCGCATTTTCCATCCGGCCCTCGCCGCCGTCATCCGGTGGCGTTATCGTCATAGCTATATCCCACCGTCTTAAAAGGAAGCCACGATGACTAGCTTCGACTTACGAAAGCACTCCCAGCCCACTTCCGACGCCGTGCGTGACGCCATCCTGGCCAAGCCCGGATTCGGCGACTACTTCTCCGATCACATGGCGCATGTTCGCTACACGACCGAACAGGGCTGGCATGGCGCCGAGGTTGTTCCTTACGGCCCGCTATCCCTGGACCCGGCGGCTGCCGTATTGCACTACGCGCAGGAGATCTTCGAAGGCATCAA is part of the Saxibacter everestensis genome and harbors:
- a CDS encoding GNAT family N-acetyltransferase; its protein translation is MTNLEQQTADASFGNVAGENSAEQAAGSPAKPAAGNPAQGLASEQQVTRPVNLPGYELRTFRAARDDEAAGAQTAAWMAATSQGFHMNEPTDEQLKQRVALVIEDNRALIGAYQLETPDGALGMDHPVATYSTFNNPINIGFGQSVNGHLITSVTVRPTHRRKGLLRTLISNDLAGAKEAGFPIAALTVSEASIYRRFGFGPATWSRTISVDTTGGLSFLRPSTGRVELTKPAALRELAPKIFAKFHAETPGSVGRQAFYRELAAGTISEDSAEPDRGARAALHYDENGEIDGYVRYKFAGWDTDPTTVKVSDLVAANGEARQGLWQFLGSIDLVNRVTYEEAAIDDPLPWMLTDSRRVNTTHTEDVLWLRILDPIAALQTRRYADDGTLTIALQDRLGFADGSYRISVTDGVATVDSLAGAETAHPDLSMDVSALASIYLGGADPVVLAAGGQIDVHSAGSAERARKLFALDRAAYCITHF
- a CDS encoding GTP pyrophosphokinase; translation: MINDVGEGNSSQISPVSIADAVDVYAEALGDFSETTTALERRVIETLADDGVDVLFVQGRTKTPESLARKLARLDAAGRDFDDPVREMHDLSGLRIITALPEQVPDVVRSLKRGRWFYCLRDQEKDTTIRESGVYGYISRHLVCAVRSTGELGKAEIPLTSASTGAAHRRTSRAVTFEIQVRTILSHAWAEIEHDIRYKNPNPVAWTPALDRAFTQTASLIEAAETAFASIHDNHQQLLRWHKEPEKLNSKNLTELCDIVLPHVDRNTEESLEFAVQLLADNDITSTRELMDLISAEDVTLVRKRMAHSYEPGLARLIDDLLLQRYGEKHIAATVQHGGEDREAKLRSRLRLLTEPEAEPEDA
- the pcp gene encoding pyroglutamyl-peptidase I translates to MTGFEPFDGESSNPSWDAVRQAAAIWDRPEPLVTARLPCVFTRSAEALRGLLQEHRPDVVICVGQAAGRSDVTPERVAINIDDARIPDNSGEQPVDEPVVPDAPTAYFSTLPIKAAVSAMRSAGVPASVSQSAGTFVCNHVFYQLMHMVAGPDEADRRQIGNGVEAPTGIRAGFVHVPNSIEQAAGSGKPGLGIDVMATGLIETALAALTVEADLRIAGGAEY
- the serA gene encoding phosphoglycerate dehydrogenase, encoding MSKPVVLIAEELSPATIEALGPDFEIRHVDGASRSDLLPALADVDAILVRSATQVDAEALEAAKNLKIVARAGVGLDNVDVPAATRAGVMVVNAPTSNIISAAELTLAHILASARNIGAGNTSLKAGEWKRSKFTGTELYEKTLGIVGLGRIGALVAARAAAFDMKVVAYDPYISSARAAQMGVQLLSLDEVLSESDFITVHMPKTPETIGLIGEEAFNKVKPTVRIINVARGGIVDEVALANALADGRVGGAGIDVFETEPTTESPLFDFDSVVVTPHLGASTEEAQEKAGVAVARSVRLALSGELVPDAVNVAGGAIDEDVRPGIPLIERLGRVVTALAGSSITSLDVEVHGEIADKDVSALKLAALKGLFRDVVSEQVSYVNAPVLAEQRGIDVRLITDGEADEFRNVLTLRAAKADGSQISVSGTLTGPKQIQKLVGVNGFDLEIPLSDNLLIVSYTDRPGVIGVLGQALGAEKVNIAGMQVARKNEGGNALAVLAVDSLIPSETVGRVADQIGADTVTAVSLED
- a CDS encoding 3-isopropylmalate dehydrogenase, translated to MSSEFKIAVIPGDGIGHEVVPEGLKVLEAAIEATGTDASLDFTHYELGAKRWHETGEALTDQELEELRGYDAIFFGAVGDPDVPSGVLERGLLLKMRFGFDHYVNLRPTKLFAGVESPLANPGEIDFVVVREGTEGPYTGQGGVLRYGTEHEVATEVSVNTAYGVERVVRDAFARAQSRRKKLTYVHKHNVMVHAGHLWRRTVEKVALEFPEVAVDYLHTDACTIFMVTNPSRFDVIVTDNLFGDIITDLAAAVSGGIGLAASGNINPDRTAPSLFEPIHGSAPDIAGQQKADPTACVLSAALMAQHLGLDDVAELIESAVEKDLAARGGAIRSTSDIGDALAGLVAG